The DNA segment GATGCCGTTAATGACCGGAAGGGAGTCTGAACGGTCGATGTAAGGCGGGTCCCGCCAAATGACGATCGAGGGATCGTTGTATTGCAATTGTGTTTGCAGTCGTGGCATTGTATCACCTCCTTATAAGTACTTGAATTGGTACCTGAACTGGACTTTGGCTTTCCCGGATAATTTCAATAAATTCGAGCCTGCAGGCAAATTTAAATAGTTATCATTGAAATTGGAATATCTATAGGTGGCTGCCAAGCTGGTTTCAATGTCTTCCTGCTCGTTATCGATATAGATGGTTTCTTGATCGATAAGGTCGCTAAATTTAAATTCCTCAGCTCTACTGGACAGGTTCACGATGCTAAAATCACCGTTCCCTTCTTTGGTAATCCAAATCTCCGGTTTGCAATCCAAGTCTCCGGTATTATCGATGATGATCACAGGTTCAAAGGTGAAAGTAATCTCTTCAAATGCTGGAACGGCAGCGTAATCCGGCGATGATATAATGACTCTATACATCATTTGCGGGTGGTCGATTTTATCGGCGGAGGAGAGATCAGGAATAGCTCCGCCGTTGGTGCAAATCCTCCATTCCGTCCAATCCGCACCATTGCTAAAAGACAGCCTGGTTTGTACGATGATTTTCGTACCAGGTGGGGAAGAGTACTTCCACGATATCTTGGTTAGTGCGCCATCAACTTGCAAAGGTACAGTGAAGGAGGGGGATGTCGAGATGCCTTGCAGATTGCCTAGTTGCAGCCAGTTCATATCATCACCCTTTATTCTATTTTTCCAAATGGACGGAACATGGTCGAAACCCCAGCCTCACGCCATTTGGCAATGCGATAGCTTGACCAGGCGACAGTCCCGTCATTCGTAATATAGCCATTCGAAGTTGCCCACACCGGTTCAAACATCCCCGAATCACCGGCTACGGTGCACACGTAGAAACGACCGTTATCAATCGTGGGGAATACGACTTCGTTCTGAGCATAGGCCTTATTGGCGGTCCAGGTCGTTGCTGCTTTGGTGTCTTCCACTTCAGTTCCGCTGGTTACGGGGAAGGTTGGTTCCTGTACAGCGGAATAACCGGCTTGAATACATTCATAGTAATGTCCGTTATCTGCCGTAGGGACGATAGTTTGGCCAAGCGAGTAGGAGGTTAGGCCTGTCCATGCTGGAGCAGCTCTTCCCGTACGGGTGCAGATCCATCCGGCATATGATCCCACGGCTGGCCGTTCGTTCCAAATCCGATCCCGGATCGTATGATTTCCGCTTATGGGTGGTGCAGGTGCATACCTTTCCGCAGCCGCATCAATGATGTCGAAGTTTTGGCTTAAGTCTAAAATGGTTTGATGTGTTTCATCCGAATGTTCCGGTTTGATGAGTCCTAAACGAGTAGTTAGTGTTGACATTGCAATCTCCTTTCCTTACAGGTCGGTCCAGCGCGTGCCGGAAGGAATATCCGCCCATGTTGTCCTTGATGGGGTTAAAACGAGATGGCCGGCAGGATCAACACCGGTTCTCTCGTGCGTATTATTTGAGAAATGATTTATCCGGTTCGTAAACGGTTGGTCCGCCCAATCGTATTTCTTGGATAAAATGCGCGGCGAATATGCATAGGGCGAATCGCAACGAAAAGTAAGTGTGATGTAGCCTTGCTGCAGGCTATTGTGCACTAATGCTGGTTCATCCACGACCAAAGCATAGTATATTTTTTCAGGCTCCACGCCTAAGTCATTCGTAAAGAATAGCGGCTGGTAGTATTCATGTTCGGTCAGCCATCTTGCTACTTCCCTCAGTTTTTGTGTATTAAATCTTTCCTGGAAGGCAAAAGAAACGTTAAATCGCAGAGGATCTTTCTCTATGCCTTGAAAATAGGGCTGATCTCTTCCTTTGATGGAGACCTCATGAATCTCACGGCTTGCCGCTAAAGGTTCTTCTGACATTCCGTCGCCGCTTAGGCTGACATTTAAGATGCCAAATTCAGCCGACACTCTGCCCGCGTATGAAAAATATAACGAATCGCGAACTGTGATATAGAACACCTCCTTTCCTGGGGTAAAAACTATTGCTTGAAATATTTAATTTTTAGCTGCTGAATTTCATTTTTTCGTTTCCTGTTCTAATAGTGGTAGTTACATCAAGATGAGTTCTTACAGATGATCCAATTAAAGCAATAGGCTGTCCACCTAGCTTGCCCTTTGCACTTCCAGAGATGATTCGACCTTGACCACTACCATAAGTCCCAGGAGATATGTTTCGATAGCGCACGCGCTCAGTGTCAGATGGTACCGGTGGGCTAGCAACCCAAGTTTCATTTGTTCTATCCCCTACTACAGCGACACTAACTCCATCGATTTTCATCTTGGAAGATGCAATCACAGACCCTGTTATCTTAGCATTAGTTTTCCCAGGACTTTCATCCCACTCATATTCGGGATTACCGTGCTCATCGGTACCTGTTCTTCTACGTGTGAAAATATCAAAAGTCACATAATCATCAACAGTCATTTCATACGTCGAACCATCCACAGCCACTCCGGGCATTTAAAATTACCTCCCAAAATATAATAGAGTAAGAAAAAAGCCATCAATAGATGAATCTGTTTAACGGTTAAATCTATCATCATGTGAATACATACTCAGTTCCAGAAAAACTGATTGCGCCAGCAGCTTCTAAACTAATACTATGAGCCTTTATCGTAATATGGCCCTGGCCGTCCGATTGGATCGTAATGCCGTTGTCGGCCAGATCGATGCTTCTTTCGATCGCCGAACCGCTGGAATGGTAGGAAGTTTTTAATCCGCCATCATATTTGTCGATCAACGATTTTCCGCCTTGAGTATTATTCCCGTCCCCGATACCCATTTGAATAAAGGGAGTAGCATTGGGCCTGGTATCGTTAAGTCCGATGACCAATTTATCCCGTTCCTCCATGTCATAAGTCATGACCGGCCAATTCGTTACTTCTGTTGTCATTTGTCCGCTTTGAGAAGCGTTGATCCAATAGAGTAGTTTGCCGTCTGGGAGAGATTTATGCACGGCAGAACCAGGTTTGATGTTTCCTCTAATAAACTTTTGTGTATGGCCGTCAATCCGGATGTAATCCATTGCATTTTCTCGGATCTGACCGGTCAGGGTAGTCATTCTGGATGCGGTTAGATCGGTGACGAAACCGTCCATCGCAGTTACGATGTTGGCAGATAGCAGATCCGTGTCAATGGCTCCGGCGCCTACGATATCCCAGTTGTTCATGAAAATCTTCTTTTGTTCGCTGTCGATCAAAAGTTTGTTGTGTCCATCTGTTACGATTAATTTCTTGAACTTTGCCGTGCCGTCCATGGCTATGCTTGCAATGGCATCGTCAAATTGCTCCGCTCCAAACCAAAGTCCATGGTCAGGATACATCTTGATGACCCCGCCAAGCGCATCACGCAATACGAGGGAAGAGCCTTCAATATGACCATCTTTGAATAGCGAGTTTTTTATTTCAGCGTGATTCGCGAACAAGGAATCCAGCCAGCAATTGCCGTGCATGTCTACACGAAAAGGGGCGTCATTCCAAATGCTTGCGCCCACGCTTATTCCATTGCGGTCCGCGATGAACACTCTTTCATCTTCACCAACCCGCAGATTCCCAATCATATATAAATCTCCGTCCGTGGAGGTGTAGAGCGTTTTTTGAAAAGAACCATTCCGGTTACGTTCCAGTACAAGGCCCTCGTCGGCAGTAATATTCACCCGGTTTAGAATCGTCGTGTTGCTGCAGTCCATAGAAGAAGCATAACGATTCACGAAAATGCCAAACTTATCGGGGGATTCGGACAATAATCCAAGCTTGAGAACTTCCCTTCCGCAGCGGTCATCGATCATGAGCCGTGAGCCTTCAATCGTAAAAACTCCTGTCGTATCGCCGATGACAACCCGTTGGCCGAGGATGATTTTGCCAAGTACCATTTCTGCAATTACACCGTCGGGGGAGATGGCTGTTTCATACTTCAATCCGCCAGAGCGCGTCAAGCCCAATACGCCATGGGTTGCACGCAGAAATCTCAAAGGATCATTAGGGTCGATGATCGTAATGCCTTTGCGGTCAATCACAACGTGTTCATTGGAGGCCATAATAATATCATTGGTGACCTTGTTCCAAAAATTCTCGAACAATTGCGACATTTCGGACACATCGACAATGGCTTTACCCCATTTATGCTTGCTGGTGTCAACGATGATATTCGTATTCGTTGAGTTTTGTATGAATTTCTCCATATCCTTGCTGTCATCGCTAACGTCTTTAATATTGGATAAGGTAAGGCTAATCTCTCGGCCTTCATAGTCGTAGCTGATACTTACAATTCGCGCCGTGACAAATGTATCCGTAGGTTCGTACTTGATATTTACAAAATCGCCGAGTACAAGCTTATGCCAATTTCGTTGTTCGCCGACGATTTCCAGAAAATTCACGATATCGATATCGATCGAAAGCTGAGGCTGCTGCAGCTCTCGCAGCTTTTCCTGAGCTGCATCATAAAGATCATGCTCGTCGACGTACACATCGTCATTGAACTCCCGCTCTATGATAAACTCATTTAGCTCCTGAAGCTGAGCAGGGGAGAAGTTGTTGTTAGCTGCTAAAACAACCTGAAGGGCATCAATCTGATTTTGGATATCGGAAATTTGAGCTTTTTTGTTGTTAATTTCAATTTCCTTCAGCCGCAGCTGATTCTCCTTGTGATCCAGGCTGTATCTCTCCACGATGGCCTGTTCATTGCCTGAACCGGTCCATTCATCGAGGCTGATGTTGGCTACCTGGATGAAAACCCCTGTATTGCCCCCTTGGAGCGTAACCTGAATGGAGGCGACGTCCTTCACTTTGCCAAGCATAGTCCATTGTCCAGAGGGCAGGCTTCGAGGTTGCCCATTGAAGTCGACAGATAGACCGGTTGTATTGTCGGCTTTGATCAATACGGCATAAGCATAAGTGCTGTTTACTTCAAAAGTGTGCGAGGAGCTTCCGGTATGCACATATTTCTCGAAAAACATTTTGCCATCAAATTGCTGACTCAGCACTGTACTTGTTATGACTTTTTCGTTGTTCTTAAGTCTGTTATGCTCAAGGTCTAGTTGATTCAGTTCATCCTCATAGACATTTCGCTGCTTAATGTAGCTTTCAATCAAGCCCGTCTTCGATTGCACAAGCTCTTCGTAGTCGAGCAGGGCGTGGCAAAGGGAGTCGCTCATATGAAAAGAAGAAGAGAGGACTGTTCGTTGGTCATCTCTTCGAAAAGGGTATACAAAGTAGCTAAAGCTCTCAACGTACCCCTGACCCGTGGGATTGACGTGATGGATCGTCAAATCATCTTTTCCTTTTGCCGTAAGCCTAGTGACCATTTGGTCAGCCGAGGTTTGTTTATTCATGCTTTTGAGATATTTGCCGAAGCTGAACGTCAGGCCTCGATTGAGGCCGAATAATTCCGGCTTTTTGAAGCTTACGCTTTTTGCGTCCGTATTAAACTCGACGATGGCATTATATTTGTCAGCAATCGAATATATAGCATCCAAAACTGTACTCGACTGGAACTCAAAAGCGCGATAGGCAAGGTCGAAATCGGCATCGATATAGTCGATGTTCCATACGGTATTGGCCAACATATCCGTCAGTACCTGCCGGCAATAATAGGCTTCGACGCTATAGCTCTTGATCATTTTGTCAGTCAGCATGTGATAGGAGGAATAACATTTTACCGTCATGCTCTCCTGGTCATTCTCGGATGCTTGGGACAGGCTGACCACGATAAACCAGTCGATTTTCCGGCCGCGGACGACTTTGATCAAATATCGCTCACGGATGAGCTCGGCATATTTGTTCTTAATGAGTTTATGATGCCAATTAATTTGCATAGGGATGGTGAATTCTAGTTCGCCTACCTGGTTTAGCGGCTCCTGGATGGAATCATTATAAATATGTTTCAGCTTGCCAATAATTTCACGGTTTGGTTTACAGAGAAAATACTGCGGTTGTATCGGCTTTAAGTTGTAATCAATCTCTCCGAGCACGTGGATATTACCTCCTAAATCGCAAAAAGCAGAGCGGGCCTTCCGAGGAGAAAGCGGCTCTGCCAGCATGTCATTTTTTAAACGTTCCTAACTTAATGGATCTGTTCATCGCGGATTCGAACTTGTTCAACAGGCTGGTTCCCGTCTCGCGGTCATTGGCTTGAATGATGACGGTATCAATCGAGACACCTCCACCAGAAGCCGCTGAAATTGTATTAGCCGTACTGCCGGCTGGCGAGAGGAGAGAGAGCTTCTTGGACATTTCGCCTGCAAAGTTATAAACGAACTGTAGAGGGTTATCCAAGACTACCTCGCCAGTTTTAAGAATGCCTAGTTCTTCATTGGGCCTCAGGGTGCTCTTTATTTTTTTCCACCAGGTTTGAGTCGTGGTTCCAGTTACTCCGACTTCTCCGCCGTTATGGTATAATTGGACGTCATTTTTGTACCATATTCCGGTTTTGTCGTCGCGTGTAGCTCCAATCTGAGCTCCGAGCCGCAGGTTTTCTGCAGCAATCTCATTTCTTCTGTTCTGATTTGTTGCTGCTGCCCAAGCT comes from the Paenibacillus lentus genome and includes:
- a CDS encoding phage tail domain-containing protein, with the protein product MNWLQLGNLQGISTSPSFTVPLQVDGALTKISWKYSSPPGTKIIVQTRLSFSNGADWTEWRICTNGGAIPDLSSADKIDHPQMMYRVIISSPDYAAVPAFEEITFTFEPVIIIDNTGDLDCKPEIWITKEGNGDFSIVNLSSRAEEFKFSDLIDQETIYIDNEQEDIETSLAATYRYSNFNDNYLNLPAGSNLLKLSGKAKVQFRYQFKYL
- a CDS encoding distal tail protein Dit: MFYITVRDSLYFSYAGRVSAEFGILNVSLSGDGMSEEPLAASREIHEVSIKGRDQPYFQGIEKDPLRFNVSFAFQERFNTQKLREVARWLTEHEYYQPLFFTNDLGVEPEKIYYALVVDEPALVHNSLQQGYITLTFRCDSPYAYSPRILSKKYDWADQPFTNRINHFSNNTHERTGVDPAGHLVLTPSRTTWADIPSGTRWTDL
- a CDS encoding PAAR domain-containing protein produces the protein MPGVAVDGSTYEMTVDDYVTFDIFTRRRTGTDEHGNPEYEWDESPGKTNAKITGSVIASSKMKIDGVSVAVVGDRTNETWVASPPVPSDTERVRYRNISPGTYGSGQGRIISGSAKGKLGGQPIALIGSSVRTHLDVTTTIRTGNEKMKFSS
- a CDS encoding phage tail spike protein is translated as MLGEIDYNLKPIQPQYFLCKPNREIIGKLKHIYNDSIQEPLNQVGELEFTIPMQINWHHKLIKNKYAELIRERYLIKVVRGRKIDWFIVVSLSQASENDQESMTVKCYSSYHMLTDKMIKSYSVEAYYCRQVLTDMLANTVWNIDYIDADFDLAYRAFEFQSSTVLDAIYSIADKYNAIVEFNTDAKSVSFKKPELFGLNRGLTFSFGKYLKSMNKQTSADQMVTRLTAKGKDDLTIHHVNPTGQGYVESFSYFVYPFRRDDQRTVLSSSFHMSDSLCHALLDYEELVQSKTGLIESYIKQRNVYEDELNQLDLEHNRLKNNEKVITSTVLSQQFDGKMFFEKYVHTGSSSHTFEVNSTYAYAVLIKADNTTGLSVDFNGQPRSLPSGQWTMLGKVKDVASIQVTLQGGNTGVFIQVANISLDEWTGSGNEQAIVERYSLDHKENQLRLKEIEINNKKAQISDIQNQIDALQVVLAANNNFSPAQLQELNEFIIEREFNDDVYVDEHDLYDAAQEKLRELQQPQLSIDIDIVNFLEIVGEQRNWHKLVLGDFVNIKYEPTDTFVTARIVSISYDYEGREISLTLSNIKDVSDDSKDMEKFIQNSTNTNIIVDTSKHKWGKAIVDVSEMSQLFENFWNKVTNDIIMASNEHVVIDRKGITIIDPNDPLRFLRATHGVLGLTRSGGLKYETAISPDGVIAEMVLGKIILGQRVVIGDTTGVFTIEGSRLMIDDRCGREVLKLGLLSESPDKFGIFVNRYASSMDCSNTTILNRVNITADEGLVLERNRNGSFQKTLYTSTDGDLYMIGNLRVGEDERVFIADRNGISVGASIWNDAPFRVDMHGNCWLDSLFANHAEIKNSLFKDGHIEGSSLVLRDALGGVIKMYPDHGLWFGAEQFDDAIASIAMDGTAKFKKLIVTDGHNKLLIDSEQKKIFMNNWDIVGAGAIDTDLLSANIVTAMDGFVTDLTASRMTTLTGQIRENAMDYIRIDGHTQKFIRGNIKPGSAVHKSLPDGKLLYWINASQSGQMTTEVTNWPVMTYDMEERDKLVIGLNDTRPNATPFIQMGIGDGNNTQGGKSLIDKYDGGLKTSYHSSGSAIERSIDLADNGITIQSDGQGHITIKAHSISLEAAGAISFSGTEYVFT